One part of the Leucobacter triazinivorans genome encodes these proteins:
- a CDS encoding dipeptide/oligopeptide/nickel ABC transporter permease/ATP-binding protein, which translates to MVDTAVRDKRRSRFSVSFYVGAAILAVLALIAVLAPVLLDSQANELTDSWSEPPSLGEHVLGTNSYGQDNLARALVAVRLTLVLATAASALSVICGLTVGVAIWLAPPRIREGALRLLETTVAYPTLISALIIAAILQPGALTVVIAMGIAGIPGFARVTANLAQEVTKSDYFITARLLGVSPVKLALRHMIPAMTEPLLTLAATIFATVLVEISALSFVGLGVQPPQYDLGALLNSSFTALYTNPAEVVGPAMMIVLASIGIMMLGDALVARSNPLVTQLDGARKPKRSATAVPVQAIGRAAAAEGAGADDEQAMVVVDNLRITTRGGEHPLVHGLSLRIGSGEILGVVGESGSGKSLTAMSIAGLQSEQLSVEADALEVAGIDMLGTTSPEALAERIGIIYQDPGTTFSPSLRMGTQLTEVLRRHRGIPKKQARAMIIETLQAVGISRPETRLRQFPHQLSGGMRQRAMIAAALVTRPALLIADEPTTALDVTVQIEVLKQFRRARDELGTSMLFVSHDLGVVQELCDRIVVMEQGVIVEELTPLQLRNEDAKHPYTKKLLEAVPKLQSGGSRQSAGEEQ; encoded by the coding sequence ATGGTTGATACTGCTGTGCGTGACAAGAGGCGCTCTCGGTTCTCGGTTTCCTTCTACGTAGGGGCTGCGATTCTCGCCGTCCTCGCGCTCATCGCCGTTCTCGCCCCCGTGCTGCTGGACAGTCAGGCGAACGAGCTGACAGACAGCTGGAGCGAACCCCCCTCGCTCGGGGAGCACGTGCTCGGCACCAACTCCTACGGGCAAGACAATCTTGCCCGTGCCCTGGTTGCGGTGCGGCTGACCCTCGTCCTCGCCACTGCTGCGTCGGCCCTGTCGGTCATTTGCGGTCTGACCGTGGGCGTGGCGATCTGGTTGGCACCGCCGCGGATCCGCGAAGGCGCACTGCGCCTGCTGGAGACGACGGTCGCATACCCGACGCTGATCTCGGCATTGATCATCGCGGCGATTCTGCAGCCCGGCGCGCTGACGGTCGTCATTGCGATGGGCATCGCTGGAATCCCGGGATTCGCGCGGGTCACCGCGAACCTCGCTCAGGAGGTGACGAAGAGCGACTATTTCATCACTGCGCGACTGCTCGGCGTCTCGCCCGTGAAGCTCGCTCTTCGGCACATGATCCCGGCGATGACCGAGCCCTTGCTGACGCTCGCAGCGACGATCTTCGCGACCGTACTGGTGGAGATCTCGGCCCTGTCCTTCGTCGGACTGGGAGTCCAGCCTCCTCAGTACGATCTCGGCGCGCTCTTGAACAGCAGCTTCACGGCGTTGTATACGAACCCTGCGGAGGTGGTCGGGCCGGCCATGATGATCGTTCTCGCCAGCATCGGCATCATGATGCTCGGGGATGCGCTTGTCGCGAGGTCGAACCCGCTGGTCACTCAGCTCGATGGAGCTCGGAAGCCCAAGAGATCGGCGACCGCGGTGCCGGTTCAGGCGATCGGCCGGGCGGCTGCGGCCGAAGGCGCCGGCGCGGACGATGAGCAAGCCATGGTGGTGGTCGATAATCTTCGCATCACGACGCGGGGCGGAGAGCATCCGCTTGTCCACGGGCTTTCGCTGCGCATCGGCAGCGGTGAGATTCTCGGGGTGGTGGGCGAGTCTGGCAGCGGGAAGTCTCTGACCGCGATGTCAATCGCGGGGCTCCAGAGCGAACAACTCTCTGTCGAAGCCGACGCCCTCGAGGTGGCGGGGATCGACATGCTCGGAACGACGAGCCCTGAAGCCCTTGCCGAGCGGATCGGGATCATCTATCAGGATCCGGGGACCACGTTCAGCCCTTCCTTGCGCATGGGGACCCAGTTGACCGAGGTGCTTCGGCGGCATCGCGGCATTCCGAAGAAACAGGCCAGGGCGATGATCATCGAGACGTTGCAGGCCGTGGGGATCTCCCGCCCGGAAACCCGTCTCCGCCAGTTCCCCCATCAACTTTCGGGAGGTATGAGGCAGCGTGCGATGATTGCCGCCGCGTTGGTCACCAGGCCGGCGCTCTTGATCGCCGATGAACCGACGACGGCGCTCGACGTGACCGTTCAGATCGAGGTGCTGAAGCAGTTCCGCCGAGCGCGAGACGAACTCGGAACATCGATGTTGTTCGTGTCGCACGACCTCGGCGTCGTTCAGGAGTTGTGCGATCGAATCGTCGTCATGGAGCAGGGCGTCATCGTCGAAGAGCTCACCCCGCTGCAGCTGCGAAACGAAGATGCGAAACACCCGTATACGAAGAAGCTCCTCGAAGCGGTGCCGAAGCTGCAGAGCGGTGGTTCTCGTCAAAGCGCTGGAGAAGAGCAATGA
- a CDS encoding ABC transporter permease: protein MSRPVKGVLQGGVTAPLEVIAAPRRVVNPWLGFGIRRFTGLLLSFCLLVVITFLIVPLIPGDPATMVAGEAATPAQVADVRAALGLDQPLIVQFWEYVKGLFSFDLGRSFFYGGTVSDVVLARLPYTVTIALLSITCVLLVGVPCGLAVALVTRGGRNRGLDHTFNALTSFVFAIPNYVLATLLILVFAIEFRWFPPGGVESPLSYVLPTLAIMSGPTAVIARIVRRETAVILEQDYIRTARGWRLSAWVVNTRYVLPNILTTVLTLSGLMLAGLLGGAVVIETVFALPGLGSGVITAIINRDYPVIRGIVLLLGMLATIIIVAVDFLLAVIDPRKLTGAESNG, encoded by the coding sequence ATGAGCCGCCCCGTCAAGGGAGTGCTCCAGGGGGGCGTCACAGCCCCCCTGGAGGTCATCGCCGCTCCCAGGAGAGTTGTCAACCCCTGGTTGGGTTTCGGGATACGCCGATTCACCGGATTGCTCCTCTCCTTCTGCCTTCTCGTGGTGATCACCTTCCTCATTGTTCCGCTCATCCCAGGCGACCCGGCGACGATGGTCGCCGGAGAAGCCGCCACGCCGGCGCAGGTCGCGGATGTCCGAGCCGCGCTCGGACTCGACCAGCCGCTCATCGTGCAGTTCTGGGAGTACGTGAAGGGGCTGTTCTCCTTCGACCTCGGACGATCGTTCTTCTACGGGGGGACGGTCTCCGACGTCGTTCTCGCCCGCTTGCCGTACACCGTCACGATCGCGCTGCTGTCGATCACCTGTGTGCTTCTCGTCGGCGTGCCCTGCGGCCTCGCGGTCGCACTGGTGACTCGCGGGGGGCGCAACCGCGGGTTGGACCACACGTTCAACGCGCTGACGAGCTTCGTGTTCGCCATCCCCAACTACGTACTCGCGACGCTTCTCATCCTCGTGTTCGCGATCGAGTTTCGCTGGTTTCCGCCAGGCGGCGTTGAATCGCCGCTTTCCTATGTGCTGCCGACGCTTGCAATCATGAGTGGCCCCACTGCCGTCATAGCGCGGATCGTGCGGCGTGAGACAGCCGTGATCCTCGAGCAGGACTACATCCGGACTGCGAGGGGATGGCGTCTGAGCGCCTGGGTCGTGAACACGCGATACGTCCTCCCCAACATTCTGACGACCGTACTCACGCTTTCCGGGCTGATGCTAGCGGGTCTCTTGGGCGGCGCCGTCGTCATCGAGACTGTTTTCGCGCTGCCGGGATTGGGCAGCGGGGTGATCACCGCGATCATCAACCGGGATTACCCGGTCATCCGCGGCATCGTGCTGTTGCTCGGAATGCTCGCCACCATCATCATCGTCGCGGTGGACTTCTTGCTCGCAGTCATCGATCCGCGCAAACTCACTGGAGCTGAGTCGAATGGTTGA
- a CDS encoding RNA-binding S4 domain-containing protein yields the protein MAESVRIDTWVWGVRLAKTRSQATAACRAGHVRVNGVAAKAAHPVRLGDEVRVRLHGFDRIYRVAGLPVRRGSAAEAAKHFEDLTPPPPPRVERPAAVVRDRGAGRPTKRERREIDRLRGRDAQD from the coding sequence ATGGCCGAGAGCGTGCGCATCGACACCTGGGTCTGGGGTGTGCGGCTGGCGAAGACCCGCAGCCAGGCCACGGCGGCCTGCCGCGCGGGCCACGTGCGGGTCAACGGCGTCGCGGCGAAGGCGGCGCACCCCGTGCGGCTGGGCGATGAGGTGCGCGTGCGCCTGCACGGCTTCGACCGCATCTACCGGGTCGCCGGGCTGCCGGTGCGGCGCGGCAGCGCGGCCGAGGCCGCGAAGCACTTCGAGGATCTCACCCCGCCGCCCCCGCCGCGCGTCGAGCGTCCGGCGGCGGTGGTGCGGGATCGCGGCGCCGGGCGTCCGACGAAGCGTGAGCGTCGCGAGATCGATCGCCTCAGGGGCCGGGACGCCCAGGACTAG
- a CDS encoding ABC transporter substrate-binding protein, with protein MSGYSLMPLLYAPLVYQDDDQELIAGIASEFEIAPDRGEFVISDAATCSDGTPLTASAAAASIENYVANSIEKYFTFGPGTVSVAADDGAKTLTIELSEPWADMAQAITKVGIVCPAGLADAEALGAGAAAGAFSGPYVIDSYNPGVELTLELREDYVFPEYATPLEGAAPANIRFAINGDPNSITNNLLTGAYDTAGLNAQSIERFEGNDDFESQRFAVAVSYIVFNQRPGSVFADEKNRQAVAQSISWEAFDQATNGGAGDRLTSFAASDVQCVNTDESLLLESGDAAASKPLEGLTIRFVGTQLTGPNGAGNSYISQALTEAGAEVTLENLDNNAWIETLTTKPDAWDMTVMGSTNPTRTLANPLSQLVGPTQAEDGRNIIGVRNPEVEAQLQALMSEEDGEKRCDTWQDIQTELITTATVVPLSASPSYQTTRTGFAVRGIGGVVRLDTLRITE; from the coding sequence GTGAGCGGCTACAGTCTGATGCCGCTGCTCTACGCTCCTCTGGTCTATCAAGATGACGACCAGGAACTGATCGCGGGAATCGCGAGCGAGTTCGAAATCGCACCCGACAGGGGCGAGTTCGTCATCTCCGATGCTGCGACGTGCTCCGACGGAACACCGCTCACCGCGAGTGCTGCGGCTGCGTCGATCGAGAACTACGTCGCCAATTCGATCGAGAAGTACTTCACCTTCGGCCCCGGAACCGTCTCGGTTGCCGCCGATGATGGTGCGAAGACACTGACCATCGAGTTGAGCGAGCCCTGGGCGGATATGGCGCAGGCGATCACCAAGGTGGGAATCGTCTGCCCCGCAGGCCTGGCGGATGCGGAAGCGCTGGGGGCCGGCGCTGCCGCAGGTGCGTTCTCGGGCCCCTACGTCATCGATTCCTACAACCCCGGCGTGGAGCTCACCCTCGAGCTGCGAGAGGACTACGTCTTTCCCGAGTACGCGACCCCGCTGGAGGGCGCGGCCCCTGCGAACATCAGATTCGCGATCAACGGCGACCCGAACAGCATCACCAACAACCTGCTCACCGGCGCCTACGATACCGCTGGGCTGAACGCGCAGTCGATCGAGCGCTTCGAGGGGAACGATGACTTCGAATCCCAGAGGTTCGCCGTCGCCGTTTCCTACATCGTCTTCAACCAGCGTCCTGGCTCGGTGTTCGCAGACGAGAAGAACCGGCAGGCCGTTGCTCAGAGCATCAGCTGGGAAGCATTCGACCAGGCCACCAACGGGGGCGCCGGCGATCGGCTCACGAGCTTCGCGGCGTCCGATGTGCAGTGCGTGAACACAGACGAATCGCTGCTCCTCGAATCCGGCGATGCGGCGGCATCCAAGCCGCTCGAAGGGCTGACGATTCGATTCGTGGGGACTCAGCTCACCGGTCCGAACGGCGCGGGGAACTCCTACATCTCGCAGGCGCTCACCGAGGCCGGAGCCGAAGTGACGCTCGAGAACCTCGACAACAATGCATGGATCGAGACCTTGACGACGAAACCGGACGCCTGGGACATGACCGTGATGGGATCCACGAACCCGACACGCACTCTCGCGAACCCGCTGTCGCAGCTTGTCGGACCCACCCAGGCGGAAGACGGACGAAACATCATCGGCGTCCGCAATCCCGAGGTAGAGGCGCAGCTCCAGGCGCTCATGAGCGAGGAAGACGGCGAGAAGCGCTGCGACACCTGGCAGGACATCCAGACGGAGCTCATCACCACGGCGACCGTCGTTCCGTTGAGCGCGAGCCCGAGCTACCAGACGACCAGAACCGGATTCGCTGTACGCGGGATCGGTGGCGTCGTCAGGCTTGACACGTTGAGAATCACGGAATAG
- a CDS encoding ABC transporter ATP-binding protein, whose translation MITTDSPSSTARMMVECENLNLSFGRAQILKDVSLSLPIGRMVGLVGESGSGKSTLARAIVGVHRIDSGRLAVLGEDMSKPTRRQLHQQYRKVQYIPQDPYSSLNPRRTIGETLAEAVDPATANLRRHREEIIRSLEVMGLGGTVLDRYPHQFSGGQRQRIAIVRALLVKPQLIVADEITSALDVSVQAEVVKQLQDLKGSVDWSMVFITHNLAVTQQVCDDVVVMKQGRIVEVGSVERVFRAPESDYTQLLLNSVPGSAGFSLA comes from the coding sequence ATGATCACTACGGACTCGCCCTCGAGCACTGCTCGCATGATGGTGGAGTGCGAGAACCTCAACCTGAGCTTTGGAAGAGCTCAGATTCTGAAAGATGTGTCGCTGAGTCTGCCGATAGGCCGAATGGTCGGACTCGTCGGAGAATCGGGCTCGGGCAAGTCGACGCTCGCGAGGGCCATCGTCGGTGTCCACAGGATCGATTCCGGCCGGCTGGCGGTGCTCGGTGAAGACATGTCGAAGCCGACCCGCAGGCAACTCCATCAGCAGTATCGCAAGGTGCAGTACATTCCCCAGGATCCATACTCTTCGCTGAATCCTCGACGCACGATCGGCGAGACGTTGGCAGAGGCAGTCGATCCGGCGACGGCGAACTTGCGACGCCATCGAGAGGAGATCATCCGGTCCCTCGAGGTCATGGGCCTGGGCGGGACCGTGCTCGACCGGTATCCCCATCAGTTCTCCGGCGGTCAGCGTCAGCGCATCGCCATCGTGCGGGCGCTGCTGGTCAAACCCCAATTGATCGTGGCAGATGAGATCACCTCGGCGCTTGATGTTTCAGTGCAAGCGGAGGTCGTCAAGCAGCTCCAGGACCTCAAGGGCAGCGTGGACTGGTCGATGGTGTTCATCACGCATAATCTGGCCGTAACGCAGCAGGTCTGCGATGACGTCGTCGTGATGAAGCAGGGAAGGATCGTGGAGGTCGGGTCGGTCGAACGCGTCTTCAGGGCGCCGGAGAGCGACTACACGCAGTTGCTGCTCAACTCCGTTCCCGGGTCAGCAGGGTTCAGCCTCGCCTAG